A stretch of the Candidatus Saccharimonadales bacterium genome encodes the following:
- a CDS encoding PrgI family protein: MATYKVLQDIEAEDTLIGPLTLRQCIYAAIAVIAAYLTFISVAKGAAFMAIFLLPFVAFGAFFAFPWSKQQTTEVWALAKIRFYFKPRKRIWNQSGAKELVTITVPKAVKQAHISNLTPTEVTSRLKALADTIDSRGWAVKNVDPAYFMHSLVGSGQQASSSDRLIAPSSLPQDVPNYDTTATSDIFDTQNNPVAQKFDTMMAQAANQHRQQIVQQMAAQQPTGQIVPTQQPATASQQTSGLQQVATQPEYWHMHNVAPIEHAVVPNPAPLASLPGLAPNTPYPYDLTLPSPVYYPQSIVQPQQMPMAPAQPLVTQPAIISNYAHMRSPGVQATPLGSSQQTSQPPVTAIPSPVILDLANNNDLNVATIAREAQARSIGLNGEVVVSLHETK; encoded by the coding sequence ATGGCCACCTACAAAGTACTCCAAGATATTGAAGCTGAAGATACGCTCATCGGACCGTTGACGCTGCGGCAGTGTATCTATGCAGCTATAGCTGTAATAGCAGCGTATCTGACGTTCATATCGGTAGCAAAAGGGGCTGCATTCATGGCAATTTTTCTGCTGCCGTTCGTGGCTTTTGGAGCGTTTTTTGCGTTTCCGTGGAGCAAGCAGCAAACGACAGAGGTGTGGGCACTGGCGAAGATACGATTTTATTTCAAGCCGCGCAAGCGGATTTGGAATCAGTCGGGTGCGAAAGAATTGGTGACGATTACAGTCCCGAAGGCTGTCAAGCAGGCGCACATCAGCAACTTGACACCGACTGAAGTTACCAGCCGGCTCAAAGCCCTTGCAGACACTATTGACAGCCGCGGCTGGGCAGTCAAAAATGTTGATCCAGCGTACTTTATGCATTCACTGGTTGGCAGTGGACAGCAAGCGAGTAGCTCTGATCGGCTGATAGCTCCTTCGAGCTTGCCGCAAGATGTCCCGAATTATGATACGACGGCTACATCTGACATATTTGATACACAGAACAATCCGGTGGCTCAGAAGTTCGACACCATGATGGCTCAGGCGGCCAATCAGCACCGGCAACAGATCGTGCAGCAGATGGCGGCGCAGCAGCCAACAGGACAGATAGTGCCGACGCAGCAGCCAGCGACGGCGAGTCAGCAGACATCGGGGTTGCAGCAGGTAGCGACGCAGCCGGAATACTGGCACATGCATAATGTCGCGCCGATTGAACACGCTGTCGTGCCAAATCCAGCGCCGCTCGCCAGCCTGCCGGGTCTCGCGCCAAATACGCCGTATCCGTATGATCTGACGCTGCCATCGCCTGTCTATTATCCGCAGAGCATTGTACAGCCACAGCAAATGCCGATGGCGCCCGCCCAGCCTCTGGTGACGCAGCCAGCAATCATATCGAACTACGCGCATATGCGTAGTCCTGGCGTCCAGGCAACCCCGCTTGGCAGTTCGCAGCAAACATCACAACCGCCAGTGACAGCCATACCGAGTCCTGTTATACTTGATCTAGCAAACAATAACGACCTGAACGTCGCAACTATAGCTCGGGAGGCCCAGGCACGCAGCATCGGCCTGAATGGCGAAGTTGTCGTTTCGCTCCACGAGACAAAGTGA
- a CDS encoding pilin has protein sequence MMKRFSALLLTALVAVSLAGGVGTASAFAPLTGVNTLAATGYEVDISPLPKADADETSVRAIFAVVFGIIGALSLLMLTIGGFRYITSEGDPQAAAKAKGTIIYALVGLVISIAAVSIVSFVLLRVT, from the coding sequence ATGATGAAAAGATTTTCCGCACTACTCCTGACAGCTCTAGTCGCAGTTTCGCTTGCCGGCGGCGTCGGCACCGCGTCTGCTTTTGCTCCACTCACCGGTGTCAACACACTGGCAGCTACTGGATACGAAGTTGATATTTCACCATTACCGAAGGCTGATGCCGACGAAACTAGTGTCCGGGCCATATTCGCTGTTGTATTTGGCATCATCGGCGCGTTGTCGCTACTCATGCTTACAATCGGTGGATTCCGCTACATTACATCGGAAGGTGATCCGCAGGCCGCCGCCAAAGCCAAAGGGACAATCATTTACGCACTCGTCGGACTGGTTATATCAATCGCTGCGGTCAGTATCGTCAGCTTTGTCTTATTGAGGGTTACTTGA
- a CDS encoding pilin — MITKLKKLTLIVAAALALSVPALVSSTGYAADPVPAVDVQSGLNCGADFNLNATTGCADPTTASGNGLTNLVRRIVNIFSVIVGVIAVIMIIIGGLKYITSGGESSNVSGAKNTIIYAIVGLIVVALAQFIVRFVLTNTTGLTTG; from the coding sequence ATGATTACTAAACTAAAAAAATTAACATTGATTGTAGCAGCTGCACTTGCTCTGAGTGTACCTGCGCTCGTTTCGTCGACAGGCTATGCAGCAGATCCGGTACCGGCGGTAGATGTTCAAAGTGGACTTAATTGTGGTGCCGACTTCAACCTCAACGCCACAACAGGTTGTGCTGACCCAACGACTGCTTCTGGTAATGGACTTACTAACCTTGTCCGTAGGATCGTAAATATTTTCTCGGTCATTGTCGGCGTTATTGCTGTCATTATGATCATTATCGGTGGTCTGAAGTACATTACCTCCGGTGGCGAATCAAGTAACGTGTCGGGTGCGAAGAATACGATTATTTATGCAATCGTCGGTCTTATAGTTGTCGCATTAGCTCAATTCATTGTTCGTTTTGTACTTACCAATACAACCGGCCTTACGACAGGATAG
- a CDS encoding Hsp20/alpha crystallin family protein yields the protein MARRSRDDDLLMEEDELTAAFLGDDDLGSSPSPAGPAAPAADEWDEEESVPGQLAVDVYETKEKLVVKARTAGVNKHDLDVSISDNTLTIRGTLSAGNEDDVENYFLQECYWGEFSRSIALPVPVKEEEIEAVLKDGVLTISFGKVKQDTVKKIQIL from the coding sequence ATGGCTCGACGATCTCGCGACGACGATTTGTTGATGGAAGAGGATGAACTGACTGCAGCATTCCTCGGTGACGATGATCTCGGTTCATCACCAAGTCCTGCCGGACCGGCAGCTCCTGCAGCCGACGAATGGGACGAAGAAGAAAGCGTCCCTGGCCAATTGGCTGTCGATGTCTACGAAACCAAAGAAAAGCTGGTTGTCAAAGCTCGCACTGCTGGTGTCAACAAGCACGACCTTGATGTCAGCATCTCCGACAATACACTGACTATCCGTGGCACCCTATCTGCCGGCAACGAAGATGACGTCGAAAATTACTTCCTGCAGGAATGTTACTGGGGTGAATTCTCACGCAGCATCGCACTGCCAGTGCCAGTTAAAGAAGAGGAGATCGAAGCTGTCCTGAAAGACGGCGTCCTGACCATCAGCTTTGGCAAGGTCAAGCAGGATACCGTGAAGAAGATTCAGATTCTGTAG
- a CDS encoding phosphoribosyltransferase family protein: protein MKLFDDLISLLAPYDCIGCNAEGRLICTNCRSGLQSAIKRCYRCHASGRNFATCPACCPASPLSSVMAATRYDDIAKDVIWRLKFGRTRGAASEIADIMVQQLRLQRVLSTVPDLIVTHAPTATSRVRQRGYDQASLIARSLASGSHVRYAPLLARMGHQKQIGADKAQRAAQLMHAFRVINHSRVRGAHITLVDDVVTTGATLEAAAQTLLDAGARRVDAIAFAQA from the coding sequence ATGAAGCTTTTTGACGATCTGATTTCCTTGCTCGCTCCCTACGACTGCATCGGCTGTAACGCCGAGGGCCGCCTGATTTGCACGAATTGCCGTAGTGGGCTGCAGTCGGCGATTAAGCGTTGCTATCGCTGTCACGCCAGTGGCCGGAACTTCGCAACCTGCCCGGCATGCTGCCCAGCGTCGCCACTGAGCTCGGTGATGGCCGCCACGCGTTATGACGACATTGCCAAAGACGTTATCTGGCGATTAAAATTTGGTCGGACGCGCGGCGCGGCAAGCGAAATCGCCGATATAATGGTGCAGCAATTACGTCTGCAGCGAGTGCTATCTACGGTACCTGATCTTATCGTTACGCATGCGCCAACGGCGACGTCACGTGTCCGGCAGCGTGGCTACGATCAGGCTAGCTTAATTGCCCGTTCCCTGGCATCTGGTAGTCATGTTCGGTATGCCCCGCTACTGGCCCGTATGGGGCACCAGAAGCAGATTGGCGCTGACAAAGCCCAACGGGCAGCTCAGCTGATGCATGCCTTTCGCGTCATCAATCACAGCCGTGTCCGCGGCGCGCATATTACCTTGGTTGATGACGTTGTCACGACCGGAGCGACACTCGAAGCCGCCGCGCAGACATTACTTGATGCTGGTGCCAGACGGGTTGATGCGATTGCCTTCGCTCAGGCTTAG
- a CDS encoding fused MFS/spermidine synthase, giving the protein MNTLNFLRSYKYEFVAFLTGASVMVLEIVGARLIAPTFGTSLYVWTAIIGVILGLLALGYWAGGLLADKRPDNTLVGSILFAAALTVLLISFTQEPLLNAIASFNLDLRLSAVIAALLLFGVPSFLIGMVSPHLAKIQVKSLEQTGRSIGRLEAAGALGSIIGTFSCGYFLLGLFGSRQIVIGVAGLLLLTSFIIDRHAWKGIRLFVVGILLLGGIGIINTSNPSNLLADVDSSYTRYQVFGTLYNAVPVNILTTDRGGIQSAVPTNGSKELVLSYVQHFYEAAERYGKPGKVLVVGGGTYTFPSALVDSFPTTAVDVVEIDPKLDELARKHFEFKDNPRLTIHHQDGRTFINKNTGTYDLIYMDAFSSLSPPFQLTTLEATERLKQNLSSDGVIVVNLIGNYLNNNDPYLRAVQTTYEQTFDNVALYLADPAARLSDGRQNFILYATNSDKTFAKITPDTAVSKVPFQQTGQLLTDNFAPIEQLTY; this is encoded by the coding sequence ATGAATACTCTCAACTTTTTACGGTCATACAAGTACGAATTCGTAGCGTTCCTGACCGGTGCATCGGTCATGGTACTGGAAATTGTCGGTGCACGTCTGATCGCGCCTACTTTCGGAACATCGTTATATGTCTGGACGGCAATAATTGGTGTTATCCTCGGACTACTGGCTTTAGGATATTGGGCAGGCGGGCTACTCGCCGACAAGCGCCCCGACAACACCCTTGTTGGCAGCATACTTTTTGCGGCCGCCTTGACCGTACTGCTGATTAGCTTTACCCAGGAACCACTCCTCAATGCTATCGCCAGTTTCAATCTTGACCTGCGCCTTAGCGCGGTAATTGCGGCCTTGCTGCTTTTCGGTGTCCCCAGCTTTCTGATCGGCATGGTGTCACCACATCTCGCAAAAATTCAGGTTAAATCCCTAGAACAAACTGGCCGCTCAATCGGCCGTCTCGAAGCGGCGGGTGCGTTAGGAAGTATTATTGGGACATTTTCCTGTGGATACTTCCTACTCGGCCTATTTGGCTCGCGTCAAATCGTTATTGGAGTTGCAGGACTGTTGCTCCTGACGTCATTTATAATTGATCGTCACGCCTGGAAGGGCATACGCCTGTTTGTTGTCGGCATACTGCTACTGGGTGGCATAGGCATAATAAATACGAGCAATCCTTCGAACCTCCTGGCAGATGTGGACAGCTCATACACCCGCTACCAGGTATTCGGCACATTGTATAATGCTGTTCCCGTTAACATCCTGACGACCGACCGAGGCGGCATTCAATCTGCCGTTCCGACTAACGGCTCTAAGGAGTTAGTGTTGTCATACGTCCAGCATTTTTATGAAGCCGCCGAGCGCTACGGCAAACCGGGCAAAGTCTTGGTCGTCGGTGGCGGGACCTACACTTTTCCTTCGGCACTGGTAGACTCATTTCCCACTACCGCAGTCGATGTCGTAGAGATCGATCCGAAACTCGATGAGCTGGCTCGTAAGCACTTTGAGTTCAAGGACAATCCACGCCTGACCATTCATCACCAAGACGGCCGGACATTCATCAACAAAAACACCGGCACATACGATTTGATATACATGGATGCTTTTTCGTCGCTCAGCCCGCCATTTCAGCTGACTACTCTGGAAGCGACCGAGAGACTGAAGCAAAACCTTAGTAGCGACGGCGTCATCGTCGTTAATCTCATTGGAAATTATCTAAACAATAACGATCCGTACCTGCGTGCCGTACAAACGACGTACGAACAAACTTTTGATAATGTCGCACTCTATTTGGCGGATCCGGCCGCCCGACTTAGTGACGGTCGCCAAAACTTCATACTTTACGCTACCAACAGTGACAAAACTTTTGCCAAGATTACGCCAGATACAGCAGTTTCGAAAGTGCCATTTCAGCAGACCGGGCAGCTGCTGACAGACAATTTTGCGCCAATTGAGCAGCTAACTTACTAA